A window of Paenibacillus sp. 19GGS1-52 contains these coding sequences:
- a CDS encoding helix-turn-helix domain-containing protein, whose amino-acid sequence MTYTAACHVLSAGFSYHRKPFHMSQSEGIKNYLIRLQTEGRSRALIDGVMSPVESGDLMLFAPNDPYYLSIDKENYPVGKPRIVSGDYHIFCGGAWIEEWWNRVQRPARQSLPLSDNFLGLFRQLVLEQRRLSDFSPEISACYLQIVCMEIDRLMTDQPAITPKGYLAYRMKQYVEEHAAFPFHLEDVAGHVDISVSRAVHLFKEAFGKSIIKYVNDVRLEMARERITFSPMPLEHVAETCGFASYTYFHRVFRNRFGMSPKEFRVHSRELV is encoded by the coding sequence ATGACATATACTGCTGCTTGTCACGTTCTTTCCGCAGGTTTTTCCTATCACCGCAAGCCATTTCACATGTCGCAAAGTGAAGGAATCAAGAATTATCTGATTCGTCTGCAAACCGAGGGGCGTAGCCGTGCCCTTATCGATGGAGTGATGTCTCCTGTGGAAAGTGGTGACCTTATGCTGTTCGCCCCCAATGATCCCTATTATCTAAGCATAGACAAAGAGAACTATCCTGTAGGCAAACCGCGCATTGTCAGCGGCGATTATCATATCTTTTGCGGTGGAGCCTGGATTGAGGAATGGTGGAATCGAGTTCAGCGTCCCGCTCGTCAAAGCTTGCCGCTAAGCGACAATTTTCTGGGTTTATTCCGCCAGCTTGTACTTGAACAACGGCGTTTATCTGACTTCTCCCCGGAAATTTCCGCCTGTTATCTACAAATTGTATGTATGGAAATTGATAGGCTGATGACAGATCAGCCTGCGATTACTCCAAAAGGCTATCTGGCCTATCGCATGAAGCAATATGTTGAGGAGCATGCAGCATTCCCCTTTCACTTAGAGGATGTCGCAGGCCACGTTGATATTTCCGTCTCTCGGGCTGTTCATCTTTTTAAGGAAGCTTTCGGCAAGAGCATTATTAAATACGTCAATGATGTGCGACTTGAGATGGCGCGGGAACGAATCACCTTCAGCCCAATGCCACTCGAGCATGTAGCCGAAACCTGCGGCTTTGCCAGCTATACCTATTTTCACCGCGTGTTCCGCAACCGGTTCGGCATGTCACCCAAGGAGTTTCGTGTGCATAGCAGAGAGCTGGTATGA
- a CDS encoding sugar phosphate isomerase/epimerase produces the protein MKLGVFMVLFGGRKLEDALDYVVSKGLKAVEIGTGGNPGNSHCDPLLLLENETALKEFKHAVDSRGLIISALSCHGNPLHPQKALARKDHEDFVNSVKLAQKLNIPVVNTFSGCPGDHEDAKYPNWPVAPWPNDFQEILSWQWENKVIPYWKEWGAFAEQHDVKIGLELHGGFSVHTPGTLLRLREAVGEVIGANLDPSHMWWQGIDPVQAIHILGRQGAIHHFHAKDTVIDPINVNMHGVTDMQSYGNMLDRAWQFRSVGYGHDLKTWADIISALRLVGYDYVVSIEHEDGLMSVEEGFSKAVDNLRQVLIEEPLADMWWV, from the coding sequence ATGAAACTTGGAGTATTTATGGTGTTATTCGGAGGTCGTAAGCTGGAGGATGCGCTTGATTATGTAGTCTCCAAAGGACTGAAGGCTGTTGAGATCGGTACAGGTGGCAATCCCGGCAATAGTCATTGTGATCCGTTGCTGCTGCTGGAGAATGAGACGGCGCTTAAAGAATTTAAGCATGCTGTAGATTCTCGTGGCCTTATAATCAGTGCGCTGAGCTGCCACGGCAATCCGCTGCATCCACAAAAGGCACTTGCCCGCAAGGATCATGAGGATTTTGTAAACTCGGTCAAATTAGCACAGAAGCTGAACATTCCTGTCGTCAATACGTTCTCAGGCTGTCCGGGAGACCATGAGGATGCGAAATATCCGAACTGGCCGGTCGCACCATGGCCTAATGATTTCCAGGAAATTCTGTCCTGGCAATGGGAGAACAAAGTCATTCCTTATTGGAAGGAATGGGGAGCGTTTGCTGAACAGCATGATGTGAAGATCGGTTTGGAGCTGCATGGAGGTTTCTCCGTGCATACACCAGGCACATTGCTGCGGTTAAGAGAAGCGGTGGGTGAGGTTATCGGAGCCAACCTGGATCCAAGTCATATGTGGTGGCAGGGTATCGATCCGGTACAAGCCATTCATATTCTGGGACGTCAAGGAGCCATTCATCATTTTCACGCCAAAGATACGGTCATTGATCCGATCAATGTCAATATGCATGGGGTAACAGATATGCAATCTTATGGAAATATGCTCGACCGTGCCTGGCAGTTCCGTTCGGTTGGTTATGGTCATGATCTCAAGACCTGGGCTGATATCATCAGTGCTCTGCGTTTGGTAGGTTATGATTACGTCGTCAGCATTGAACATGAAGATGGGCTGATGTCAGTCGAAGAAGGCTTCTCCAAGGCCGTGGATAATCTTCGCCAAGTGTTAATTGAGGAACCGCTTGCCGATATGTGGTGGGTTTAA
- a CDS encoding aminoglycoside phosphotransferase family protein: protein MESFTKTKLTDNQLDLLVQTAFGLETSINNKSELTGGMFNTAYELELSDGRSVILKVAPSEEIETLSYEKNIMLTEVEALRLIGGIGSVPVPEVYSYDDSLKQIPCPYFFMEKVEGQPYNEIKESLSQAEQEYIETELGRYNRIINEVKGEHFGYFSQSSDKAGVTWGVIFTSMMHELLADGCRLGVQLPASIEEIETEIIKYLPILNEVTEARLVHWDLWNGNVFVKNGRITSIIDWERALWGDVLLEYYFRHLENSPAFIKGYGVEFNSPNEQLRMKMYDLYLDLILYIECFSRQYKNEDHLQWAHDNLIQGWNRFRGADGVEG, encoded by the coding sequence ATGGAGAGCTTTACAAAAACAAAATTAACGGACAATCAACTGGATCTATTGGTGCAGACCGCTTTTGGCCTTGAGACAAGCATCAATAATAAATCAGAGCTGACTGGTGGTATGTTTAATACAGCCTATGAACTTGAATTAAGCGATGGTCGATCAGTGATCCTAAAGGTGGCTCCTTCCGAGGAGATTGAAACACTGAGCTACGAGAAGAATATTATGCTTACTGAGGTAGAAGCACTGCGCTTGATTGGGGGTATAGGGTCAGTGCCCGTGCCTGAAGTATATAGCTATGACGATAGTTTGAAGCAGATACCCTGTCCGTATTTTTTTATGGAGAAAGTTGAGGGTCAGCCTTACAATGAGATCAAAGAAAGCCTGTCTCAAGCAGAGCAAGAGTACATAGAAACGGAGTTGGGACGTTACAACCGTATCATTAATGAGGTGAAAGGAGAACACTTCGGTTATTTCTCACAATCTTCAGACAAAGCGGGGGTTACCTGGGGAGTTATATTTACTTCGATGATGCATGAATTGCTTGCTGACGGATGTCGCCTTGGCGTACAATTGCCTGCTTCAATTGAAGAAATTGAGACTGAGATCATAAAGTATCTACCTATATTGAATGAAGTGACCGAAGCTCGGCTAGTTCATTGGGATTTGTGGAACGGCAATGTGTTTGTCAAGAATGGGAGAATTACATCCATCATAGATTGGGAGCGGGCGTTGTGGGGCGATGTGCTGTTAGAGTACTATTTTCGCCATTTAGAGAATTCTCCGGCCTTCATCAAGGGTTATGGCGTTGAGTTTAACAGTCCAAACGAGCAATTGCGCATGAAAATGTATGATCTGTACCTTGACCTTATCCTTTATATTGAATGTTTTTCACGTCAATATAAGAATGAAGACCATCTGCAGTGGGCTCATGATAACCTGATTCAGGGCTGGAACCGATTCAGAGGCGCTGATGGGGTTGAAGGGTAA
- a CDS encoding Gfo/Idh/MocA family oxidoreductase: MSSKKHSVVIIGFGGMGSYHAQLIKENASLEVVGTYDLLDYRQAASVEAGYSVYKSFEDVLADPQVETVLIATPNDVHKDIAIDALRAGKHVICEKPVASSKAEFEEMLAVAAEAERILMVHQNRRWDEDFLVIREMYERETIGTLFQIESRVHGANGIPGDWRHIKAQGGGMLLDWGVHLLDQLLFLIDSKITSVTSHLSYILGNEVDDGFEATLQFENGVKALIEVGTTNFITLPRWYVKGLEGTAIIEDWSLTGKIVTRNHDSVIIEPKPIRAGVGLTKTMAPPSEGATVTEALPPASQLPSSFYDNFAAVIEGKAEPIVTNTEVLRVLNLIEVIFEAAETHQVVQDFDIY; this comes from the coding sequence ATGAGCTCAAAAAAACATTCTGTAGTCATCATTGGCTTTGGGGGAATGGGCAGCTATCACGCACAGCTGATAAAGGAGAATGCTTCCTTAGAAGTTGTAGGTACCTACGATTTGTTAGATTACCGCCAGGCGGCCTCCGTTGAAGCAGGTTATTCTGTATACAAAAGTTTCGAAGATGTGTTGGCAGATCCACAGGTGGAGACTGTTCTGATAGCAACACCAAACGATGTGCATAAAGATATCGCCATAGATGCCCTGAGAGCCGGAAAGCATGTCATCTGTGAGAAGCCTGTTGCTTCATCCAAGGCTGAATTTGAAGAAATGCTTGCCGTAGCTGCAGAAGCTGAACGGATATTGATGGTTCATCAGAATAGACGCTGGGACGAAGATTTCCTGGTTATTAGAGAAATGTATGAACGGGAAACCATTGGAACATTGTTCCAAATCGAATCGCGCGTACATGGAGCGAATGGCATTCCCGGTGACTGGCGTCATATAAAAGCACAGGGTGGGGGCATGCTTCTGGACTGGGGCGTGCATTTATTGGATCAACTATTATTCTTAATAGATAGTAAGATCACAAGTGTAACCAGCCATTTAAGCTATATTTTAGGTAATGAAGTAGATGACGGCTTTGAAGCAACTCTGCAATTTGAGAATGGTGTCAAAGCATTGATTGAGGTTGGGACAACCAATTTCATTACCTTGCCGAGATGGTATGTCAAAGGACTTGAAGGAACCGCTATAATTGAGGATTGGTCCTTGACTGGTAAAATTGTGACGCGAAATCATGATTCGGTTATTATTGAGCCTAAACCTATCCGTGCTGGTGTTGGACTCACCAAAACAATGGCGCCTCCTTCTGAAGGGGCTACTGTTACGGAAGCCTTGCCGCCAGCCTCACAGCTTCCTTCTAGCTTCTATGATAATTTTGCAGCCGTGATTGAGGGGAAAGCAGAGCCTATTGTTACTAATACGGAGGTTCTGCGTGTATTGAACCTGATCGAAGTCATCTTTGAAGCAGCTGAAACACATCAAGTGGTACAGGATTTTGACATCTATTAA
- a CDS encoding TIGR00266 family protein, giving the protein MKYDILYEGAFAMLKVHLDSGESVKAEMGAMVAMSPNVELRGTVDGGLMRGLGRMLSGEKFFFQELTATRGQSEVLLSPGSLGDIQAIELDGSYKLFVQKDGFLAGTHGIQVNTKMQNLTRGLFSGEGFFIIEISGSGTVFLSSFGAIHAINLEPGEEMIIDNGHLVAWPDYMDYKVEKAASGWLNSLTSGEALVCRFRGEGVVLVQSRNPGSFGTWIKSFVPNRP; this is encoded by the coding sequence ATGAAATACGATATTTTGTATGAAGGTGCGTTTGCAATGCTTAAGGTACATTTAGATTCGGGTGAAAGCGTCAAAGCAGAAATGGGAGCAATGGTCGCCATGTCACCTAACGTTGAGTTGCGCGGAACGGTGGATGGCGGGTTGATGCGTGGACTAGGCAGAATGCTGAGTGGAGAGAAGTTCTTCTTTCAGGAGCTTACTGCCACCAGAGGCCAAAGTGAAGTGCTGCTATCCCCAGGCTCCCTCGGTGATATTCAGGCGATTGAGCTGGACGGCTCCTATAAGCTTTTTGTACAGAAAGACGGATTTCTGGCTGGCACACACGGGATTCAGGTAAACACGAAGATGCAGAATCTGACCCGGGGCCTCTTTTCCGGTGAAGGGTTCTTTATCATTGAGATCAGTGGCAGTGGAACCGTATTCCTATCTTCCTTCGGTGCGATTCATGCCATCAACCTGGAGCCTGGGGAAGAAATGATCATTGATAACGGGCATCTTGTGGCCTGGCCTGATTATATGGATTACAAGGTGGAAAAAGCAGCCTCCGGCTGGCTGAACAGCTTGACCAGCGGCGAGGCGCTAGTATGCCGGTTCCGCGGCGAGGGCGTAGTGCTGGTGCAGAGTCGGAATCCCGGCAGCTTCGGGACATGGATTAAATCTTTTGTGCCGAACAGACCTTAA
- a CDS encoding Gfo/Idh/MocA family oxidoreductase, giving the protein MSNKLKIAIIGCGGIANGKHMPSLSRQADAEMVAFCDIVEERAQEAAAAFGAEGAVVYTDFRKLLEVGGFDIVHVCTPNDSHSEITVAALEAGNHVMCEKPMAKTTAQAQEMLDAARRTGKKLSIAYQNRFRADSEYLKAACENGELGDIYYAKAIAVRRRAVPTWGVFLDEEKQGGGPLIDIGTHALDLTLWMMDNYKPRMVVGSTFHKLGQRENVGSAGNAFGTWDPEQFKVEDSAFGFITMENGATIVVESSWALNVSEIGEAKTLLAGTEGGADMADGLRFNGDKGGRLFETKVDLSAGGVAFYSGGEEDAAAREARLWLKAVREDTEPVVKPEQAFVVTQILEAIYESARTGRAVYFDGTSDN; this is encoded by the coding sequence ATGTCTAATAAGTTGAAAATTGCTATTATCGGTTGCGGGGGTATCGCAAACGGGAAACATATGCCTAGTTTGTCGCGTCAAGCTGACGCAGAAATGGTGGCTTTTTGCGATATCGTAGAGGAACGTGCACAGGAAGCCGCTGCGGCTTTTGGAGCTGAAGGCGCAGTTGTCTATACTGATTTCCGCAAGCTGTTGGAAGTTGGAGGATTTGATATCGTTCATGTGTGTACACCGAATGACAGTCACTCTGAGATTACAGTTGCCGCACTGGAAGCTGGTAACCATGTAATGTGTGAGAAACCTATGGCCAAGACAACAGCTCAAGCACAGGAAATGTTGGACGCCGCGCGCCGCACCGGCAAGAAGCTGTCTATTGCTTACCAGAATCGTTTCCGTGCTGATAGCGAGTACCTGAAGGCTGCTTGTGAAAATGGGGAGCTCGGTGATATTTATTATGCCAAAGCGATCGCAGTGCGCCGACGTGCTGTTCCTACATGGGGCGTATTCCTGGATGAAGAGAAACAAGGCGGCGGCCCTCTGATCGATATCGGTACGCATGCACTTGATCTGACGTTGTGGATGATGGATAATTACAAACCGCGCATGGTGGTTGGCTCTACCTTCCATAAGCTTGGACAACGGGAAAATGTTGGCAGTGCCGGCAATGCTTTTGGTACATGGGACCCTGAACAGTTCAAGGTTGAAGATTCGGCTTTTGGTTTCATCACTATGGAGAATGGAGCAACCATCGTAGTGGAATCCAGCTGGGCGCTGAATGTTTCCGAGATCGGAGAAGCTAAGACGCTGCTTGCAGGTACTGAAGGTGGTGCGGATATGGCGGACGGCCTGCGCTTCAATGGCGATAAGGGCGGACGTTTATTCGAGACCAAAGTAGACCTGTCTGCGGGCGGAGTTGCCTTCTATAGTGGCGGCGAAGAGGATGCAGCTGCACGAGAAGCCCGTCTGTGGCTTAAGGCAGTCAGAGAAGATACAGAACCTGTAGTGAAGCCAGAGCAAGCTTTCGTTGTGACGCAAATTTTGGAAGCTATTTACGAATCGGCTCGTACCGGCCGCGCTGTTTATTTTGACGGAACATCTGACAATTAA
- a CDS encoding sugar phosphate isomerase/epimerase, which translates to MLKLGLQLYTLREELEQDFEGTLRKVAELGYSGVEFYHFFDRTAAEVKQLLKDTGLVALGAHRPYDTLLKDTEQEIAFNLEIGNSNLIVPYLTEEQRNWEEVAANLRIIGEKCQAGGAVLSYHNHDFEFTERFSDRTAFDFLFETVPSELLKVEMDTCWVYYGGYDPVEYINKYAGRLPIIHLKDMKKREDGTAETVVLGEGIVDLGAILAAAEQAGTEWAVVEQDYCSRSPLESVADSLKWVKAYADQGGKVHV; encoded by the coding sequence ATGTTGAAGTTAGGCTTGCAATTGTACACGCTGAGAGAAGAGCTGGAGCAGGATTTCGAAGGAACACTGCGCAAGGTGGCAGAGCTCGGTTATAGCGGAGTGGAATTTTACCACTTTTTCGACCGTACCGCAGCAGAAGTGAAGCAACTGCTTAAGGATACCGGACTAGTCGCTCTTGGAGCACACCGTCCGTATGATACTTTGCTGAAGGATACAGAACAAGAAATTGCCTTTAACCTTGAGATTGGCAATTCTAATCTGATCGTTCCCTATTTGACTGAGGAACAGCGCAACTGGGAAGAAGTGGCTGCAAATCTGCGGATTATCGGTGAGAAGTGCCAAGCAGGTGGAGCTGTACTTTCGTATCATAATCATGATTTTGAATTTACGGAGCGCTTTAGTGACCGCACTGCCTTTGACTTTTTGTTTGAAACCGTGCCGTCCGAGCTGCTAAAGGTTGAGATGGATACTTGTTGGGTCTATTATGGTGGTTATGATCCGGTAGAATATATTAACAAATACGCAGGTCGTCTGCCGATCATTCATCTGAAGGATATGAAGAAACGTGAAGATGGAACAGCAGAAACCGTTGTACTGGGTGAAGGCATAGTGGATCTTGGCGCCATTTTGGCAGCTGCTGAACAAGCAGGCACAGAATGGGCTGTAGTGGAGCAGGATTATTGCAGCCGCTCACCACTTGAAAGTGTTGCAGATAGTTTGAAATGGGTTAAAGCATACGCAGATCAGGGAGGAAAAGTTCATGTCTAA
- the fabV gene encoding enoyl-ACP reductase FabV, translating into MIIKPRTRGFICTTAHPAGCAHQVQQQIEYVQSQPQIKGPRKVLVIGASAGYGLASRIVAAFGAGASTIGVYRQSISSETRTASAGWYNSAAFEKLAQDAGLQSYSVTGDAFSQETKDRTIELIQSEMGQVDLVIYSVASARRTDPETGENFNSVLKPIGSTYTNKTVNFHTGEVSLVSIEPATDKEVLDTVKVMGGEDWQLWINALLQAGVLTNDAVTIAYSYMGSEITKAVYRGGSIGRAKDHLEATASQLNEQLAVHGGRAYVAVSKGLVTQSSSAIPVVPLYISALYKVMKEQGLHEGCIEQAYRLFADRLYAAEGTAVDEEGRIRIDDLEMAPSVQDEVTRLWAKLSTENIYKLSDLLNYRREFFQLFGFEIEGIDYEAEIEQAVTIPNLR; encoded by the coding sequence ATGATCATCAAACCCAGAACACGCGGGTTTATCTGCACCACTGCACATCCGGCAGGCTGTGCACATCAAGTACAGCAGCAGATAGAGTATGTACAGTCACAACCGCAGATCAAAGGTCCCCGCAAAGTGCTTGTTATTGGCGCCTCAGCTGGTTATGGTCTAGCTTCGCGGATTGTAGCGGCTTTCGGAGCTGGCGCCAGTACAATAGGTGTCTATCGTCAAAGCATTAGCAGTGAAACCAGAACAGCTTCTGCCGGCTGGTATAATTCAGCGGCTTTTGAGAAGCTCGCCCAAGATGCCGGACTGCAATCCTATAGCGTTACCGGCGATGCTTTTTCCCAAGAGACTAAGGATCGAACTATCGAGCTCATCCAGAGCGAAATGGGACAAGTCGATCTTGTCATATACAGTGTTGCATCCGCACGTCGAACTGATCCAGAGACGGGAGAGAACTTTAATTCCGTACTTAAACCCATCGGCAGCACCTATACCAATAAGACGGTAAACTTTCATACTGGTGAAGTAAGCCTTGTGTCCATAGAACCGGCTACAGATAAGGAAGTACTGGACACGGTTAAAGTAATGGGCGGAGAGGATTGGCAGCTATGGATTAATGCGCTGCTGCAAGCCGGAGTACTTACCAATGATGCCGTAACTATAGCCTACTCTTATATGGGATCTGAGATTACCAAAGCTGTCTACCGTGGAGGAAGCATTGGACGAGCGAAAGATCATCTCGAAGCTACAGCTTCACAGCTTAACGAACAATTAGCGGTGCATGGAGGCCGTGCTTATGTAGCTGTAAGTAAAGGACTGGTCACACAATCCAGCTCAGCGATACCGGTTGTACCTCTGTATATTTCTGCCTTGTATAAAGTCATGAAAGAACAAGGGCTGCATGAAGGCTGTATTGAACAAGCCTACCGCTTGTTTGCGGATCGGTTGTACGCTGCTGAAGGGACGGCGGTTGACGAGGAAGGACGGATCAGAATCGATGATTTAGAGATGGCTCCATCTGTACAGGATGAGGTTACTCGGCTTTGGGCCAAACTGTCGACAGAGAATATCTACAAACTATCTGACCTGCTTAACTACCGACGTGAGTTCTTCCAGCTATTTGGTTTTGAGATCGAAGGTATAGATTATGAAGCTGAGATTGAGCAAGCGGTGACGATTCCCAACTTGCGTTAA
- a CDS encoding transcriptional repressor codes for MNPIMNISQQFAAQQYKLTPQREAIVKVLLDNEKDHLSVEEVYMMVKSTYPHLGLATVYRTLELLCELHIVEKMNFGDGVARYDLRDNDHDHMHHHLICSVCGRLEEIKDDWLLELESRVEREYGFKVTDHRLDFKGTYETCNRTGCKREKECKAVS; via the coding sequence ATGAATCCAATTATGAATATCAGTCAGCAGTTTGCAGCGCAACAGTATAAATTAACACCCCAACGCGAAGCTATAGTCAAGGTGTTGTTAGATAATGAGAAGGATCACTTAAGCGTTGAGGAAGTATACATGATGGTCAAGAGCACTTATCCGCATCTTGGGCTGGCAACGGTTTATCGGACGCTGGAACTGTTATGTGAACTTCATATCGTGGAGAAGATGAATTTCGGCGATGGAGTAGCTCGCTACGATCTGCGTGATAATGATCATGACCACATGCATCACCATTTGATATGCAGTGTTTGCGGAAGACTGGAAGAAATCAAGGATGACTGGCTCTTGGAGCTGGAGAGCAGAGTGGAACGGGAATACGGCTTTAAAGTTACGGATCACCGTCTTGATTTCAAGGGGACTTACGAGACCTGCAATAGAACGGGCTGCAAAAGAGAAAAGGAATGCAAGGCAGTTTCTTAA
- a CDS encoding S-layer homology domain-containing protein: MNIKKTTIAAITTVSLLTFSLGGQIFAAGGSFKDVDTVNGKEKIISLKDQGLIKGVSDTQFVPGSKVTVAQGIQFISGGLQLSLAAIDFNKAPVASGLFTHVKDNAWYAEAFINAHYNGVEIPADIDPSKPMTKELFTVLLMQATEKVGNLPMINIIPTDIADSDQFDPASQGGIQRSLKYNINTLDAKGNFNPKSEITRAEAAVMLYNAVEFLKSRADVTPPQS; this comes from the coding sequence ATGAACATTAAGAAAACAACTATCGCAGCCATTACAACTGTATCGCTGCTTACCTTCTCTCTTGGAGGACAGATTTTTGCAGCAGGTGGTAGCTTTAAGGATGTAGATACTGTAAATGGCAAAGAAAAGATAATCTCCTTAAAGGATCAGGGTTTGATTAAGGGTGTTTCGGATACCCAGTTCGTTCCCGGTTCCAAAGTAACTGTAGCCCAAGGTATTCAGTTCATTTCCGGTGGACTTCAACTGAGTCTTGCTGCTATCGACTTCAACAAAGCTCCGGTAGCCAGCGGCTTATTCACACATGTTAAAGATAACGCTTGGTATGCTGAAGCCTTTATCAATGCACACTACAATGGTGTTGAGATTCCTGCGGATATTGATCCTTCCAAGCCAATGACCAAAGAGCTGTTTACTGTCTTACTGATGCAGGCTACTGAAAAAGTCGGCAATCTGCCAATGATCAACATTATCCCGACTGATATTGCTGACTCTGACCAATTCGATCCTGCTTCCCAAGGCGGCATTCAGCGTTCGCTCAAATACAATATCAACACCTTGGATGCAAAAGGCAACTTTAATCCAAAAAGTGAAATCACCCGTGCTGAAGCTGCTGTGATGCTCTATAATGCTGTTGAGTTCTTGAAATCTCGGGCTGACGTAACTCCACCACAAAGCTAA
- a CDS encoding amino acid ABC transporter ATP-binding protein, which produces MIEILDLHKSFGSLQVLKGVDLSLEHGKVLVIIGPSGSGKTTLLRCFNLLELPDQGSISLADVKINFTDAKRIEHKSVLALRRKTGMVFQSYNLFPHMTALGNVMEGQITVQKRSKEEARKRALALLDKVGLADKADSYPHQLSGGQQQRVAIARAMAVEPEVLLFDEPTSALDPELVGEVLKVIKQLAREGMTMVIVTHEMKFAADVADRIILMDDGLILEQGSPQEVLEHPRNPRALQFLNRLNGEEI; this is translated from the coding sequence TTGATAGAAATACTCGATTTGCATAAATCCTTCGGCTCATTGCAAGTACTGAAGGGTGTGGATCTTAGTCTGGAACATGGTAAGGTGCTGGTAATCATCGGCCCATCCGGTTCCGGCAAAACGACACTGCTTCGTTGCTTCAACTTGTTAGAATTACCCGACCAAGGAAGCATATCTTTGGCCGATGTGAAGATCAACTTTACGGATGCGAAGAGAATAGAGCATAAATCAGTGCTAGCCTTACGTCGAAAAACAGGGATGGTCTTCCAATCTTATAATCTGTTTCCGCATATGACAGCGCTAGGGAATGTGATGGAAGGACAGATAACCGTTCAAAAGCGCTCCAAAGAGGAAGCGCGCAAGCGCGCACTTGCGTTGCTGGACAAGGTGGGGCTGGCTGATAAAGCAGATTCTTATCCACATCAGCTGTCCGGTGGACAGCAGCAACGAGTGGCCATTGCCCGAGCCATGGCTGTGGAGCCGGAGGTTCTACTGTTCGATGAGCCCACCTCGGCGCTTGATCCTGAGCTAGTGGGGGAAGTGCTGAAGGTTATCAAGCAATTGGCTAGAGAAGGTATGACCATGGTTATTGTAACCCATGAGATGAAATTCGCCGCTGATGTGGCAGACCGGATTATACTGATGGATGACGGCCTCATATTAGAGCAAGGCAGCCCGCAGGAGGTGCTGGAGCATCCAAGGAATCCACGTGCCCTACAATTCCTCAACCGACTTAACGGAGAAGAAATATAA
- a CDS encoding aminoglycoside phosphotransferase family protein → MESLTKSKITVEQQDHMVSTAFGSQVTIVQRMELTGGYFNAAYDLQLSNGRGVILKIAPAAEIEILSYEHNIMLAEVEALKLIKAKGIVPVPQVIGYDTSRTIIPCDYFFMEKIIGQPYNEIKDELTVEERAAIESELGRYNRIINEIRGERFGLFSVAPQAAASSWRDTFMYMFTSLLEDARRLGAEMPITVETIEASVATISHVLDEVTEPRLIHWDLWDGNVFVRDGRIVALIDWERALWGDPLMEYYFRYIENSEHFCRGYGRNFDSPNESARKNLYDLYIDLIYFIECYSRKYDSVGHLQWAHDNLLEGWERFQEKL, encoded by the coding sequence TTGGAAAGCCTGACAAAATCAAAAATAACAGTAGAGCAGCAGGACCACATGGTGAGTACTGCTTTTGGAAGCCAAGTGACCATTGTCCAGCGGATGGAGCTTACAGGTGGATATTTTAACGCAGCTTATGATCTGCAATTATCTAACGGCAGAGGAGTCATTCTTAAGATTGCACCAGCTGCTGAGATCGAAATATTGAGCTATGAACACAATATTATGCTGGCTGAAGTTGAAGCGCTGAAATTGATAAAGGCTAAAGGGATTGTGCCAGTTCCGCAAGTGATTGGCTATGATACCAGCCGCACGATCATACCATGTGATTACTTCTTCATGGAGAAAATAATAGGCCAACCCTACAATGAAATCAAGGATGAGCTAACAGTTGAAGAACGAGCTGCTATTGAGTCTGAGCTGGGACGCTATAATCGTATCATTAACGAGATCCGTGGAGAACGCTTTGGATTATTTAGTGTGGCACCACAGGCAGCAGCCAGTTCGTGGCGTGATACCTTCATGTATATGTTTACCAGTTTATTGGAGGATGCACGACGTCTGGGAGCAGAGATGCCGATTACTGTGGAGACTATTGAGGCCAGTGTTGCGACAATTTCACACGTCCTGGATGAAGTGACGGAGCCACGACTGATACATTGGGATTTGTGGGATGGCAACGTGTTCGTGCGTGACGGCAGAATCGTAGCGCTGATTGATTGGGAGCGGGCACTTTGGGGAGACCCACTAATGGAATATTACTTCCGCTATATCGAGAACTCCGAACATTTCTGCAGAGGGTATGGACGCAATTTTGACAGTCCTAATGAATCCGCTCGCAAGAACTTATATGATTTATATATTGATCTAATCTACTTCATTGAATGTTATTCCCGCAAGTACGACAGTGTTGGCCATTTACAATGGGCGCATGACAATCTCTTGGAGGGGTGGGAACGGTTTCAGGAGAAACTCTAA